The following coding sequences lie in one Isoptericola variabilis 225 genomic window:
- a CDS encoding HAD family phosphatase: MTAEPLQTPGTPSSADRGRVAAFFDLDKTIIATSSSGVFSKPFYAGGLITRGDVLRSAYAHFLFLVGTADEDQTERMRRHLSELVTGWDVSKVQQIVAETVHELIDPYVYAEAVNLIAEHHELGHDVVIVSASGAELVEPIATVLGADHVIATRMAVADGRFTGEIDFYAYGENKAAAMRELAEARGYDLERCYAYSDSITDAPMLAAVGHGFAVNPDRTLRRAASEHGWGVLTFVRPVALRSALRPPTPVLVTAGALTAGAVAWAVWRLVRRRARA; encoded by the coding sequence GTGACCGCCGAGCCGCTGCAGACTCCCGGGACGCCGTCGTCGGCGGACCGCGGGCGGGTCGCCGCGTTCTTCGACCTGGACAAGACGATCATCGCGACGAGCTCGTCGGGGGTGTTCTCCAAGCCGTTCTACGCGGGCGGCCTCATCACGCGCGGCGACGTGCTGCGCAGCGCGTACGCGCACTTCCTGTTCCTCGTCGGGACGGCGGACGAGGACCAGACCGAGCGCATGCGCCGCCATTTGTCGGAGCTCGTGACCGGCTGGGACGTGAGCAAGGTGCAGCAGATCGTGGCCGAGACGGTGCACGAGCTCATCGACCCCTACGTCTACGCCGAGGCGGTCAACCTCATCGCCGAGCACCACGAGCTGGGCCACGACGTCGTCATCGTCTCCGCCTCGGGGGCGGAGCTCGTCGAGCCCATCGCGACCGTGCTCGGCGCGGACCACGTCATCGCCACACGCATGGCCGTCGCGGACGGCCGGTTCACCGGCGAGATCGACTTCTACGCGTACGGCGAGAACAAGGCCGCCGCGATGCGCGAGCTCGCCGAGGCGCGCGGCTACGACCTCGAGCGCTGCTACGCGTACTCCGACTCGATCACGGACGCGCCGATGCTCGCGGCCGTCGGCCACGGCTTCGCCGTCAACCCGGACCGCACGCTGCGACGCGCCGCGAGCGAGCACGGGTGGGGCGTGCTGACGTTCGTGCGCCCGGTCGCGCTGCGCTCGGCGCTGCGGCCGCCGACGCCGGTGCTCGTCACCGCGGGCGCCCTCACCGCGGGGGCGGTCGCCTGGGCGGTGTGGCGCCTCGTGCGACGCCGCGCCCGCGCCTGA